In Herbinix luporum, a single window of DNA contains:
- the pdxR gene encoding MocR-like pyridoxine biosynthesis transcription factor PdxR, with protein sequence MLTYSFDNRGKDTLYEYLYKQIKNDIYSNKLRPNEKLPSKRALAKHLNISTITVENAYSQLVAEGYIYSIPKSGYYVSDISANILKSDNHIGDNLTDDKTEKNRSDNYFIDFVNNSTDPENFPFTIWTKLMRETMSEKRSDLMIKSPSIGVYQLRRAIADYLYQFRGIETKPEQILVGAGTEYLYGLIIQLLGHNKKYAVEDPGYQKVSRIYGANKVDCVHIPLDDNGINVEALEESKANVLHITPSHHFPTGLVTPISRRYELLSWASKSKDRYIIEDDYDSEFRLLGKPIPALQSIDAAEKVIYINTFSKSLTSTIRISYMVLPKSLMERYNKELSFYSCTVSNFEQYTLAKFIEQGYLEKHINRMRNHYRNIRDDILENIKKALGKKKGKIMEEDAGLHFLLQISTDLTDKELISRAAKNGINISCLSQYYYDQANAIKNTLIINYSGVNPDNIEEGIKRLFQCF encoded by the coding sequence ATGCTAACTTATTCCTTTGATAATAGAGGAAAGGATACCCTATACGAATACTTATATAAACAGATAAAAAATGACATATATTCAAATAAATTAAGACCAAATGAGAAGCTACCATCAAAAAGGGCCCTGGCTAAACACTTAAATATCAGCACTATTACAGTTGAGAATGCTTATAGCCAGTTGGTAGCAGAAGGATATATCTATTCAATTCCCAAAAGTGGTTACTATGTCAGCGATATTTCTGCAAATATTTTAAAATCAGATAATCATATTGGTGATAATTTGACTGATGATAAAACTGAAAAAAACAGATCAGATAACTATTTTATCGATTTTGTTAATAACTCTACAGATCCGGAGAATTTTCCTTTTACTATCTGGACTAAACTGATGAGGGAAACCATGTCAGAAAAAAGAAGTGATCTTATGATTAAGTCCCCGTCTATTGGGGTTTATCAGCTTCGTCGTGCCATAGCAGATTATTTATATCAATTTAGGGGAATTGAAACCAAGCCGGAGCAAATCCTTGTAGGAGCAGGAACAGAGTACCTATATGGACTTATAATTCAATTACTGGGTCATAATAAAAAGTATGCGGTTGAAGATCCGGGATATCAAAAAGTATCCCGTATTTATGGTGCAAATAAGGTAGACTGTGTCCATATTCCTTTAGATGATAATGGTATCAATGTGGAGGCATTAGAAGAGTCTAAGGCAAATGTTTTACATATAACTCCATCCCATCATTTTCCTACGGGTCTTGTTACTCCTATTAGCAGAAGATATGAATTGTTATCCTGGGCTTCAAAGTCTAAAGACCGCTATATAATTGAAGATGATTATGACAGTGAATTTAGATTATTAGGTAAACCCATACCTGCATTACAAAGTATTGATGCAGCTGAAAAGGTAATCTATATAAATACATTTTCTAAGAGTTTGACATCTACCATACGTATCAGCTATATGGTGTTGCCAAAATCCTTGATGGAACGATATAATAAAGAGCTTAGTTTCTACTCCTGTACAGTATCAAATTTTGAGCAGTATACCTTGGCAAAATTTATAGAACAGGGATATTTGGAAAAGCATATCAACAGAATGCGTAACCATTATAGAAATATCAGAGATGATATTTTAGAAAATATAAAGAAAGCCCTAGGTAAAAAAAAGGGCAAGATCATGGAGGAAGATGCAGGCTTGCATTTTCTTTTACAAATAAGTACTGATTTGACAGATAAGGAATTAATATCCCGAGCTGCCAAGAATGGTATAAACATATCATGTTTAAGCCAGTACTATTATGACCAAGCAAATGCCATAAAAAACACTTTAATTATTAACTATTCAGGGGTAAATCCTGATAATATTGAGGAAGGTATAAAGCGGTTGTTCCAGTGTTTCTAA
- a CDS encoding pyridoxamine kinase has product MKRILTIQDISCVGKCSLTVALPIISALGVETAIIPTAVLSTHTMFSNFTFKDLTEEIEPITNHWKSENINFDGIYTGYLGSMDQIDIISNLFDEFKTDDNLIIVDPVMADNGKLYPAFDEAFAAKMATLCAKADIIIPNITEASFMTGMEYKESYDEAYIKEMLSRLANLGARISVLTGVSFSEGSLGVMGYDKENNEYFYYKHKKIDTCYHGTGDIFASTFVGALGNNLTWKEAIPIAADYTAKCIELTLADEKGRWYGVNFEEGIPYLLKRIGKL; this is encoded by the coding sequence ATGAAACGTATCTTAACCATACAAGACATTTCCTGTGTGGGAAAATGTTCCCTTACAGTTGCTCTTCCCATTATCTCCGCACTAGGTGTTGAGACAGCTATTATTCCCACTGCCGTCCTCTCAACCCATACCATGTTTAGTAATTTCACTTTTAAAGACCTAACAGAGGAGATTGAACCTATAACAAACCATTGGAAATCTGAAAATATTAACTTTGACGGTATATATACCGGATATTTAGGCTCCATGGATCAGATTGATATAATTTCAAATTTATTTGATGAATTTAAGACAGATGACAACCTTATTATAGTAGATCCGGTTATGGCTGATAACGGCAAGCTATATCCTGCTTTTGATGAAGCATTCGCCGCTAAAATGGCAACCCTTTGTGCCAAGGCCGATATTATAATACCTAATATAACAGAGGCTTCTTTTATGACCGGTATGGAATATAAAGAGTCCTACGATGAGGCATATATTAAAGAAATGCTGTCTAGACTAGCCAATCTAGGTGCCAGAATTTCAGTTCTTACAGGGGTAAGCTTTTCTGAGGGCAGCTTAGGTGTTATGGGCTACGATAAAGAAAATAATGAATATTTTTACTACAAACATAAAAAAATAGATACTTGCTACCATGGTACCGGAGATATCTTTGCCAGTACCTTTGTAGGAGCATTAGGAAATAATCTTACTTGGAAAGAGGCAATACCGATTGCCGCTGATTATACAGCCAAATGTATCGAACTTACCCTGGCCGATGAAAAAGGCCGTTGGTACGGTGTTAATTTTGAAGAAGGTATTCCTTATCTTTTAAAAAGAATCGGTAAACTATAA
- a CDS encoding insulinase family protein → MAYTSATSRYYNYLNGLDYYNFILSLEKELNSNPDRIYKKLLSIREKAFMCNKQNMDILFAGNIATLDKFKSAMASFTGKFISSSFMKEEYDLPRPARREAIVFNSPVQYLFVNGSLTANDVPISPKGKVISTILNNLMLTPEIRLKGGAYGGSSAFINNNYVVYTYRDSNFVNSLNVIGATDEFLSAISPYMTKETLESYILSIFASLDQSEGELDDAMNTLVDKYINPMN, encoded by the coding sequence ATGGCATATACCAGTGCTACATCTAGATACTATAATTATCTCAATGGATTAGATTATTATAATTTTATCTTATCATTGGAAAAAGAGCTTAATTCTAATCCGGACCGGATATATAAAAAATTATTATCAATACGAGAAAAAGCATTTATGTGTAATAAACAAAATATGGATATATTATTTGCAGGTAATATAGCTACCCTAGATAAGTTTAAAAGTGCCATGGCTAGTTTTACAGGTAAGTTTATAAGTTCTAGTTTTATGAAAGAAGAATACGACTTACCTAGACCGGCAAGGAGAGAAGCAATAGTATTTAATTCTCCGGTACAATATCTATTTGTTAACGGCAGTTTAACTGCCAATGATGTCCCTATAAGCCCTAAGGGGAAGGTTATTAGTACTATATTAAATAACCTTATGCTTACTCCAGAAATACGGTTAAAAGGTGGGGCTTATGGAGGTTCGTCAGCTTTTATTAATAATAATTATGTAGTATATACATATAGGGATAGTAATTTTGTTAATTCCCTTAATGTTATTGGTGCTACTGATGAGTTTTTATCAGCCATATCACCTTATATGACAAAAGAAACATTAGAAAGTTATATACTTTCAATATTCGCTTCCCTAGATCAAAGTGAGGGAGAATTAGACGATGCTATGAATACCCTAGTAGATAAATATATTAATCCAATGAATTAA
- a CDS encoding metal-dependent transcriptional regulator, with protein sequence MKKLTYAMENYLEAIYELSGGSCGARVSDISEKLGVTKASVNNAMVTLANKGFVINEKYKEVFLTPAGLEQAKLTSEKHNIIREFFTKVLKIDEEIADEDACSIEHVISNDSIRAMKDYLQINNNS encoded by the coding sequence ATGAAAAAACTTACATATGCAATGGAAAACTATCTTGAAGCCATATATGAGTTGTCAGGAGGCAGTTGTGGAGCCAGAGTATCAGATATTTCTGAAAAATTAGGAGTTACAAAGGCAAGCGTTAATAATGCCATGGTAACCCTGGCCAATAAAGGATTTGTTATTAATGAGAAATATAAAGAAGTATTTTTGACTCCCGCCGGCCTTGAACAAGCTAAACTCACTTCGGAAAAGCATAATATTATTAGAGAGTTTTTTACCAAGGTGCTTAAAATTGATGAAGAAATTGCCGATGAGGATGCATGTTCTATAGAACATGTTATCAGCAACGATTCCATCCGTGCCATGAAAGACTATTTACAGATTAATAACAATAGTTAG
- a CDS encoding CDP-alcohol phosphatidyltransferase family protein, which produces MKATKLKHLPNILTSCNMAIGILVICSMIHNDSLSDRKLACYLVYVAVVLDGFDGYFARYLNASSDMGKQLDSFADFVTFGIAPITIFISGLKFIPWYVMLILLLYSLAGGFRLARYNLQNHSEYFTGLPITASGFIMVTVLLIRSYLDREITGIFLILFLILTVILSILMVSKFPVKRIIKNKKGYK; this is translated from the coding sequence ATGAAGGCCACAAAGTTAAAACATCTACCTAATATACTTACTTCCTGCAACATGGCTATAGGAATTTTAGTTATATGTTCAATGATACATAATGATAGCTTATCAGATAGAAAGTTAGCATGTTATTTGGTTTATGTGGCCGTAGTACTTGATGGATTTGACGGGTATTTTGCCAGATACCTAAATGCTTCTTCAGATATGGGTAAACAACTAGATTCATTTGCAGATTTTGTTACCTTCGGAATAGCTCCGATTACAATATTTATATCCGGTCTTAAATTTATCCCTTGGTATGTTATGTTAATTTTATTGTTATATTCTCTTGCCGGGGGATTTCGATTGGCAAGATATAATTTACAAAATCATAGTGAATATTTTACCGGCCTTCCCATAACTGCTTCAGGTTTTATTATGGTAACCGTATTACTTATTCGAAGTTATCTAGATAGGGAAATTACAGGAATTTTTTTAATCTTATTTTTAATACTTACTGTAATCTTGTCTATATTGATGGTAAGTAAGTTTCCTGTTAAACGTATTATAAAAAATAAAAAGGGATATAAATAA
- a CDS encoding lysylphosphatidylglycerol synthase transmembrane domain-containing protein — MKKVGLIILSILLLVMLWQFDFTEFFISIRKVSLLGFIALLFLQVISQLLVNYQWCRISKIMGGENNFFKMLYINTRGMIIECVTPGVKVGGEVTRGILLKKELNYSTQEAATLVTIQKMLSFSSFFLINIFAFAHISNEFEIFQAVFIKVIIYFFLIALLGILILIFACSSSLENRIRTSNPRYKWSDVIKQFMLSLLSNIKVLKSIKGEIYKQFLLSLIIWIIFPMKMILLVHLFTSNYDPIFLAEVTFISYLVGMIPLLPGGIGSFEATMASLLMVMEIKSGDALAITLLFRFITFWFVILISLLYIAIWKLGGRKNEGHKVKTST, encoded by the coding sequence ATGAAAAAAGTGGGGCTGATAATACTTTCTATCCTATTGTTGGTAATGCTTTGGCAATTTGATTTTACTGAATTTTTTATAAGTATTAGGAAAGTGTCCCTCCTAGGATTTATAGCCTTGTTATTTTTGCAAGTAATTAGCCAGCTGCTTGTTAATTATCAATGGTGTAGAATTAGTAAGATTATGGGTGGGGAAAACAATTTCTTTAAGATGTTATACATAAATACCAGAGGTATGATTATTGAATGTGTTACCCCCGGAGTAAAAGTAGGTGGAGAAGTTACCCGGGGTATATTATTGAAAAAGGAATTGAACTATTCCACACAAGAGGCGGCAACCTTGGTTACAATTCAAAAGATGCTTAGTTTCTCCAGCTTTTTTCTAATCAATATATTTGCTTTTGCTCATATATCAAATGAGTTTGAAATTTTTCAAGCTGTTTTTATAAAAGTCATTATCTATTTCTTTCTTATAGCTTTATTAGGGATATTAATTTTAATATTTGCATGTAGCAGCAGCTTAGAAAATAGAATAAGGACAAGCAACCCTAGATATAAATGGTCAGATGTTATCAAGCAATTTATGCTAAGCTTATTATCTAATATAAAGGTATTAAAAAGTATTAAAGGGGAAATCTATAAGCAATTCTTATTATCCTTAATTATATGGATAATATTTCCCATGAAAATGATATTGTTGGTTCACTTATTTACTAGCAATTATGATCCTATATTTTTGGCTGAAGTTACATTTATATCATATCTGGTGGGAATGATTCCTTTGTTGCCCGGTGGTATTGGAAGTTTTGAAGCTACCATGGCAAGTTTACTTATGGTTATGGAGATAAAATCCGGTGATGCCTTGGCCATTACTTTACTATTTCGCTTTATTACTTTCTGGTTTGTTATTCTTATCAGCCTTTTATATATAGCTATATGGAAATTAGGAGGAAGAAAAAATGAAGGCCACAAAGTTAAAACATCTACCTAA
- a CDS encoding ferrous iron transporter B, translating to MAACHEINYDEKIYEKPNKILLMGNPNVGKSVFFSNLTGIHVVSSNYAGTTVSYTEGTLKLGNESYTLIDVPGTYSMEATSEAEEVAVRFMNSNPIAVLCVLDATNLERNIKLGLELQKYKVPIVYALNLTDVAKRHGYEINVSLLSKELAAPVIPTVAVKNEGLNQLKDELQKVINRPKMACGNCSSCPACASNMLNTWDRAREITAKVRKKVDTKLSFLDRLGSNMLKPWPGIPIAILVILLSLGVIVGGGKALRATLLLPLVNKVLVPFFKMVFSSFVPEGTLLNVLIGEYGIFVIGFEWIIALIFPYVLLFYIVFSFLEDSGVLPRLSVLFDNIMRKMGIQGGSMITILLGYGCAVPAIIGSRAATTKKERLIISSIVCFAVPCISQTGALISLFAGFSPVLLILMILLSLSIMMIVSSVLSRLLKGTVDPMVIEIPNLLMPNGKAYGKKLMLRMKGFLLDAEVPMLISIVIAALLKETGLLAQIAVYLEPIVSGWLGLPKDAVIALILGIVRREMAVAPLLAIEGLTALQAFVGGTVALLYLPCLSVFGILTKEFSVKVALTIACSTTITAFVVAGLINQLAHLFM from the coding sequence GTGGCTGCTTGTCATGAAATAAATTATGATGAAAAGATTTATGAAAAACCCAATAAAATTCTTCTGATGGGTAATCCAAACGTTGGAAAAAGTGTATTTTTTTCAAATCTGACAGGAATTCATGTGGTTAGTTCCAACTATGCGGGAACCACAGTTAGTTATACAGAGGGAACATTGAAATTAGGTAATGAAAGCTATACTTTAATTGACGTTCCCGGTACATATTCTATGGAAGCGACTTCAGAAGCAGAAGAGGTGGCAGTACGTTTTATGAACAGCAATCCTATTGCTGTTTTATGCGTATTAGACGCCACTAATCTGGAACGGAATATTAAACTGGGACTAGAACTTCAGAAATATAAGGTGCCTATTGTATATGCACTAAACTTAACCGATGTTGCTAAGAGACATGGTTACGAAATTAATGTAAGCTTATTATCAAAGGAATTAGCTGCCCCGGTTATTCCTACGGTAGCCGTTAAAAATGAAGGCCTTAATCAGTTAAAAGACGAACTGCAAAAGGTAATAAATAGGCCAAAAATGGCCTGTGGCAATTGCTCATCTTGTCCTGCTTGTGCCTCAAATATGTTAAATACCTGGGATAGGGCAAGAGAAATAACAGCCAAAGTAAGAAAAAAAGTGGACACTAAATTATCCTTCTTAGATAGATTAGGCAGCAATATGCTAAAACCTTGGCCGGGAATTCCCATAGCAATCCTTGTTATTTTATTATCATTAGGTGTTATTGTAGGTGGAGGTAAGGCACTTAGGGCAACCCTATTATTACCCTTAGTAAATAAAGTGTTGGTTCCATTCTTTAAGATGGTGTTTTCATCATTTGTACCGGAAGGAACTTTACTAAATGTTCTAATCGGTGAGTATGGTATATTTGTAATAGGATTTGAATGGATTATAGCATTGATTTTCCCTTATGTACTATTGTTTTACATAGTATTTTCATTTTTGGAGGATTCCGGTGTATTACCTCGCTTAAGCGTCTTATTCGATAACATAATGCGTAAGATGGGAATTCAAGGGGGTAGTATGATAACTATCTTATTAGGATATGGTTGTGCTGTACCTGCTATTATCGGATCTAGGGCAGCAACAACTAAGAAGGAACGCTTGATTATTTCTTCTATTGTCTGTTTTGCAGTGCCTTGTATTTCTCAGACAGGAGCCTTAATCAGCTTATTTGCAGGATTTTCACCGGTATTATTAATACTTATGATATTATTGTCCTTATCAATTATGATGATTGTTTCTTCTGTTTTATCCCGTCTCTTAAAGGGAACAGTGGATCCTATGGTTATTGAAATTCCTAATTTACTTATGCCAAACGGCAAGGCCTATGGAAAAAAATTAATGTTAAGGATGAAAGGTTTCTTACTTGATGCGGAAGTTCCTATGTTAATCTCAATTGTAATTGCTGCCCTATTAAAAGAAACCGGCCTTTTAGCTCAAATAGCTGTATATCTTGAGCCAATTGTAAGCGGATGGCTTGGATTACCTAAGGATGCGGTAATAGCCTTGATTTTAGGAATTGTCCGTCGTGAGATGGCAGTTGCTCCCCTACTTGCTATTGAAGGATTAACAGCCCTACAAGCATTTGTAGGTGGTACAGTAGCGTTATTATATTTGCCCTGTTTATCTGTATTTGGTATTTTAACAAAAGAATTTAGCGTAAAAGTGGCACTTACGATAGCTTGTTCTACAACAATAACCGCATTTGTGGTTGCAGGACTTATAAATCAATTAGCACATTTATTTATGTAA
- a CDS encoding FeoA family protein, with amino-acid sequence MRKKNSEKISNSLYYAKDNLQYTITSAPELGILKSLGIVKDARVCKKMTHWMGGPVLVKIESSEIAIGKDIAEKIMVRG; translated from the coding sequence GTGAGAAAGAAAAACTCCGAAAAGATTTCTAACAGCCTTTATTATGCTAAAGATAATTTACAATATACTATTACCAGCGCACCGGAACTTGGTATTTTAAAAAGCTTAGGTATTGTAAAAGATGCCCGTGTTTGCAAGAAGATGACCCATTGGATGGGTGGACCGGTGTTAGTTAAGATAGAATCCAGTGAGATTGCAATCGGTAAAGATATAGCTGAAAAAATTATGGTAAGGGGGTAG
- a CDS encoding RidA family protein — MIKKVNTEKAPAAIGPYSQAIIYDNILFTSGQIPINPKTGEINGDDIETQAQQVMENISAVLEEAGSSFEKVIKTTCFLKDMDDFAKFNEVYAKYFTGKPARSCVAVQRLPKDVLCEVEVIALIK, encoded by the coding sequence ATGATAAAAAAAGTAAATACAGAAAAAGCCCCTGCGGCTATCGGACCCTATTCCCAAGCAATAATATATGATAATATCCTATTTACTTCAGGACAGATACCTATTAATCCCAAAACAGGCGAAATAAATGGAGATGACATTGAAACTCAAGCACAACAGGTAATGGAGAATATATCGGCTGTTTTAGAAGAAGCAGGATCATCTTTTGAGAAAGTTATAAAGACTACATGTTTTTTAAAGGATATGGATGACTTTGCTAAGTTTAACGAAGTATATGCAAAGTATTTTACCGGCAAGCCTGCTCGTTCATGTGTAGCTGTACAAAGGCTTCCCAAGGATGTACTATGTGAAGTTGAGGTAATAGCATTGATAAAATAA
- a CDS encoding alpha/beta fold hydrolase, whose amino-acid sequence MGYYIKVKDKVKIYVEDLRPECKKTIVFLHGWPANHNLFEYQFNKLPKLGYRCIGIDTRGFGKSDKPFNGYDYNTLAEDLKDVVEALGLSDFTLAGHSTGGAIAARYMYRYKGYGVSKLVLIAAAAPSLIKRPNFPYGLDIETVLQIIEGTYNDRPQMLQDFGNKFFFQHSSEAFSKWFFRLGLQAAGWATAAIAKTWINEVLFADLESISVPTLIIHGIHDKIVPFELGKIQHSMIRNSILIPFEFSGHGSFYDQKDEFNNVIDKFIGNRL is encoded by the coding sequence ATGGGCTATTATATTAAAGTAAAAGACAAGGTAAAAATATATGTTGAAGATTTAAGACCGGAATGTAAAAAAACAATTGTATTTTTACACGGTTGGCCTGCCAATCATAATCTTTTTGAATACCAATTTAATAAGCTGCCCAAGTTAGGTTATAGGTGTATTGGAATTGATACAAGAGGATTTGGTAAATCTGATAAGCCATTTAATGGGTATGATTATAATACATTGGCAGAGGATTTAAAAGATGTGGTAGAGGCTTTAGGTTTAAGTGATTTTACCTTAGCAGGCCATTCTACCGGTGGTGCAATAGCAGCAAGATATATGTATCGTTATAAAGGATATGGAGTATCAAAACTGGTACTTATAGCAGCCGCAGCCCCAAGTTTAATTAAACGACCTAATTTTCCTTATGGTTTAGATATAGAAACAGTATTACAAATAATCGAGGGCACTTATAATGACCGCCCCCAAATGCTACAAGATTTTGGTAATAAATTTTTCTTTCAACATAGCTCAGAAGCTTTCTCAAAGTGGTTTTTCCGTTTAGGCTTGCAAGCAGCCGGTTGGGCCACTGCAGCAATAGCAAAAACTTGGATAAATGAGGTACTATTTGCCGACTTAGAATCAATATCAGTACCTACATTGATAATTCATGGTATTCATGATAAAATCGTACCTTTTGAACTGGGTAAGATACAGCATAGTATGATAAGAAATTCTATATTAATTCCCTTTGAATTTTCAGGTCATGGATCTTTTTATGATCAGAAAGATGAATTTAATAATGTAATAGATAAATTTATCGGAAATAGATTATAA
- the gltA gene encoding NADPH-dependent glutamate synthase: MAVDRMVRTPISEQDPKVRATNFDEVCLGYTEEEAIKEASRCLNCKKPLCVSQCPVTIDIPTFIQYVKEGEFEKAARTIAQASALPAVCGRVCPQEVQCEGKCVLGIKGESVAIGKLERFVADWARENNIDLNETKEKNGKKVAVIGSGPAGLTCAGDLAKLGYEVTIFEALHEPGGVLIYGIPEFRLPKDTVVKHEIDNVKKLGVKIETNVIVGRTVTIDSLLEDEGYDAVFIGSGAGLPKFMGIPGENSNGVFSANEFLTRSNLMKAYIDDYATPIKVGKKVAVVGGGNVAMDAARTALRLGAEVHIVYRRSESELPARVEEIHHAKEEGVIFDLLTNPVEILADENGWVTGMKCVKMELGEPDASGRRRPMEVAGSEFIMDVDTVIMSLGTSPNPLITSTTEGLKTNKWQCIVADEETGLTSRDRVYAGGDAVSGAATVILAMGAGKKAAKAIDDFLSKN, from the coding sequence ATGGCAGTAGATAGAATGGTAAGAACTCCTATAAGTGAACAGGACCCTAAGGTAAGAGCTACTAATTTTGATGAAGTATGTTTAGGATATACAGAAGAAGAGGCAATAAAAGAGGCAAGTAGATGCCTAAACTGTAAAAAACCTTTATGTGTTTCACAGTGCCCTGTAACAATTGATATTCCTACATTTATTCAATATGTAAAGGAAGGGGAATTTGAAAAGGCTGCAAGAACCATAGCACAGGCCAGTGCACTTCCTGCTGTATGCGGAAGAGTATGCCCTCAAGAGGTACAATGTGAAGGTAAATGTGTTCTTGGTATTAAAGGAGAGTCTGTAGCTATAGGTAAGCTTGAAAGATTTGTAGCTGACTGGGCTAGGGAAAATAATATTGATTTAAATGAAACAAAAGAGAAAAATGGTAAGAAAGTTGCTGTAATAGGAAGTGGACCTGCAGGTCTTACCTGTGCAGGTGACCTGGCAAAGCTGGGCTATGAGGTAACTATTTTCGAAGCATTACATGAGCCGGGGGGAGTTTTAATTTATGGTATTCCAGAATTTAGACTTCCCAAAGATACAGTGGTTAAACATGAAATCGATAATGTAAAAAAATTAGGAGTAAAGATTGAGACTAATGTTATCGTAGGCAGAACTGTTACTATTGATTCTTTACTGGAAGATGAAGGATATGATGCGGTATTTATTGGATCCGGAGCAGGTCTTCCTAAGTTTATGGGTATCCCGGGAGAGAATTCTAACGGAGTGTTTTCTGCCAATGAATTCTTAACAAGAAGCAACCTAATGAAGGCTTACATAGATGATTATGCTACACCTATAAAAGTCGGTAAAAAGGTTGCTGTGGTTGGTGGCGGTAATGTTGCTATGGATGCTGCCAGAACTGCCCTAAGACTTGGAGCAGAAGTTCATATTGTTTATAGAAGATCAGAAAGTGAGTTACCGGCAAGAGTTGAGGAAATTCATCATGCCAAAGAAGAAGGAGTAATCTTTGATCTTCTAACCAATCCCGTAGAAATCTTAGCAGATGAGAACGGTTGGGTTACAGGTATGAAGTGCGTAAAAATGGAACTGGGAGAGCCGGATGCATCAGGAAGAAGAAGGCCTATGGAAGTTGCAGGTTCAGAATTTATAATGGATGTAGATACAGTTATTATGTCACTGGGAACATCTCCAAATCCCCTAATTACATCTACAACAGAAGGACTTAAAACCAATAAATGGCAGTGTATAGTAGCCGATGAAGAAACAGGACTTACTTCAAGAGATAGGGTCTATGCCGGAGGCGACGCTGTAAGCGGAGCAGCTACAGTAATTTTAGCTATGGGCGCCGGTAAAAAAGCTGCAAAAGCTATCGATGATTTTTTAAGTAAAAATTAA
- a CDS encoding sulfide/dihydroorotate dehydrogenase-like FAD/NAD-binding protein, with protein sequence MYKIVNKRQLGSQIYLMDIEAPRVAKSANPGQFVIVKMDEKGERIPLTICDYDRDLGTVTIVFQTLGESTKKMAQYEEGEFFSDFVGPLGMPSEFVKEDIDELRKKNILFIAGGVGTAPVYPQVKWMFNNDIKVDVIIGTRTKDTLILEDEMKAVAGELYIATDDGSYGYKGMVTNLLKDLVEKEGKKYDLVVAIGPMIMMKFVCQLTKELNIPTVVSLNPIMVDGTGMCGACRVTVGNEVKFACVDGPEFDGHLVNFDEAMRRQAMYKTEEGRAILKIEEGDTHHRPGCDCE encoded by the coding sequence ATGTACAAGATAGTAAACAAAAGGCAATTAGGATCACAGATTTATTTAATGGATATAGAAGCTCCTAGAGTCGCCAAATCTGCTAATCCCGGTCAATTTGTCATTGTTAAGATGGATGAAAAGGGTGAGAGAATCCCTCTAACTATTTGTGATTATGATAGAGATTTGGGTACAGTAACAATCGTATTCCAGACACTTGGAGAGTCAACAAAAAAGATGGCTCAGTATGAGGAAGGAGAATTTTTCTCTGATTTTGTTGGCCCCCTTGGTATGCCTTCTGAATTTGTCAAGGAAGATATAGATGAATTAAGAAAAAAGAATATTCTATTTATAGCAGGTGGAGTCGGAACTGCACCGGTTTATCCTCAGGTTAAATGGATGTTTAATAACGATATTAAAGTTGATGTAATAATCGGTACCAGAACAAAAGATACTCTTATACTTGAGGATGAGATGAAAGCTGTGGCAGGAGAACTTTATATAGCCACAGATGACGGCTCCTATGGTTATAAGGGAATGGTAACTAATCTTCTTAAGGATTTAGTAGAAAAAGAAGGTAAAAAATATGATTTGGTAGTTGCTATCGGCCCCATGATTATGATGAAATTTGTATGCCAGCTGACTAAGGAATTAAATATTCCTACAGTAGTTAGTTTAAATCCTATCATGGTAGACGGAACCGGTATGTGTGGTGCATGTAGAGTAACTGTAGGTAATGAAGTTAAATTTGCCTGTGTAGACGGTCCGGAATTTGACGGACATTTGGTTAATTTTGATGAAGCAATGAGAAGGCAGGCAATGTATAAGACCGAAGAAGGACGAGCTATTCTTAAAATTGAAGAAGGAGATACACATCACAGACCAGGCTGTGATTGTGAGTAG